A region of Desulfolithobacter dissulfuricans DNA encodes the following proteins:
- the pseC gene encoding UDP-4-amino-4,6-dideoxy-N-acetyl-beta-L-altrosamine transaminase: MTIPYGRQDVTAEDIAAVVEVLGSDWLTQGPRVPEFEKSVARYCGSRHAVAVNSATSALHLACLALGVGPGDVVWTTPITFVASANCALYCGAGIDFVDIDPRTGNLCPEALARKLAHAENAGTLPKVVIPVHLCGQSCEMKAIHALSKRYGFHIIEDASHAIGGRYRGGPIGCCLYSDITVFSFHPVKIITTGEGGMAVANDTGLARKMARMRSHGITRDPAEMRGPSDGPWYYEQLDLGFNYRMTDLQAALGISQLGRLDRYVARRQELARRYDRLLADLPVQPLWQHPDCQSSWHLYVIRLRIDDVGSSHREVFTFLRNHGIGVQLHYIPLYRQPYYQGMGFAGEQYPGAERYYAEAITLPLFPTLTEAEQNEIVDTLYRIIM, from the coding sequence GTGACGATTCCATACGGCAGGCAGGATGTCACCGCCGAGGATATCGCGGCGGTTGTGGAGGTGCTGGGCTCCGACTGGCTGACCCAGGGACCAAGGGTCCCGGAGTTTGAAAAGAGCGTGGCGCGATACTGCGGGTCCCGTCATGCCGTCGCCGTAAACAGTGCCACTTCAGCCCTCCATCTTGCCTGCCTGGCCCTGGGGGTCGGCCCTGGAGATGTGGTCTGGACAACGCCGATCACCTTTGTGGCTTCGGCGAACTGCGCCCTGTACTGTGGGGCCGGGATTGATTTTGTCGATATCGATCCACGGACGGGCAACCTCTGCCCTGAAGCCTTGGCCAGAAAGCTTGCACATGCTGAAAACGCCGGTACGCTTCCCAAGGTAGTCATACCCGTACACCTCTGCGGACAGTCCTGTGAGATGAAAGCCATTCATGCATTATCAAAACGTTATGGTTTCCATATCATCGAGGATGCGTCCCATGCCATCGGCGGGCGATACAGGGGAGGGCCGATTGGCTGTTGTCTCTACAGTGACATAACGGTGTTCAGTTTCCATCCGGTCAAAATCATCACAACCGGTGAGGGCGGCATGGCGGTCGCCAATGATACCGGGCTTGCCCGGAAAATGGCCAGGATGCGAAGTCATGGTATTACAAGGGACCCCGCGGAGATGAGAGGCCCATCCGATGGACCGTGGTACTATGAGCAGCTTGATCTCGGATTCAACTACCGCATGACGGACCTCCAGGCCGCACTGGGGATCAGCCAACTGGGCCGGTTGGACCGCTATGTTGCGCGCCGACAGGAGCTTGCCCGCCGGTACGACAGGCTGCTGGCGGACCTGCCCGTGCAACCCCTGTGGCAGCATCCGGACTGCCAATCAAGCTGGCACCTATATGTGATCCGGCTGCGGATTGATGATGTCGGGAGCAGCCATCGAGAGGTCTTTACATTCCTGAGAAACCATGGAATCGGGGTTCAACTTCATTATATCCCCCTCTATCGCCAGCCGTATTATCAGGGGATGGGGTTTGCCGGGGAGCAGTATCCAGGGGCCGAACGGTATTACGCCGAGGCCATAACCCTGCCTCTGTTCCCAACCTTGACAGAGGCGGAGCAGAATGAGATTGTGGACACATTGTACCGAATTATAATGTAA
- the pseB gene encoding UDP-N-acetylglucosamine 4,6-dehydratase (inverting), which produces MFEDKAVLITGGTGSFGKKFARILLEEHKPRKIIVFSRDELKQFDMQQEMNAPCMRYFIGDVRDRERLIQAMRGVDYVVHAAALKQVPAAEYNPTECIKTNIYGAENVIHAALHNGVSRVIALSTDKAVNPINLYGATKLASDKLFVAANNFSGGLKTVFSVVRYGNVVGSRGSVVPFFQKLIDNGSDHLPITDERMTRFWITLRQGVDFVMKSFSRMHGGEIFVPKIPSIRITDLARAMAPELPTKIVGIRPGEKLHEIMCPADDSHLTLEFSDHYVIRPTITFTGRSNNFICNRLGENGEPVDQGFEYNSGSNERFLSIDEIREFNTHTDS; this is translated from the coding sequence ATGTTTGAGGACAAAGCGGTGTTGATTACCGGGGGGACCGGGTCGTTTGGCAAAAAATTTGCCCGGATTCTTCTGGAAGAGCACAAGCCAAGGAAAATCATCGTGTTTTCCCGTGACGAGCTGAAGCAGTTTGACATGCAGCAGGAAATGAATGCTCCCTGCATGCGGTATTTCATTGGCGATGTCCGGGATCGGGAGCGATTGATCCAGGCCATGCGCGGGGTGGATTATGTGGTGCATGCCGCTGCCCTGAAGCAGGTCCCTGCGGCGGAATACAACCCGACCGAGTGCATAAAGACCAACATCTACGGAGCTGAAAACGTGATTCATGCGGCCCTGCACAATGGAGTATCCCGGGTGATCGCCCTCTCGACGGACAAGGCGGTCAATCCCATCAACCTCTATGGGGCCACCAAGCTGGCCTCGGACAAGCTGTTCGTGGCGGCCAACAATTTTTCTGGAGGGCTGAAAACGGTTTTTTCCGTGGTCCGTTACGGCAACGTGGTCGGTTCTCGTGGCTCGGTGGTTCCCTTTTTCCAAAAGCTCATCGATAACGGCAGTGACCACCTGCCCATAACCGACGAGCGGATGACCCGTTTCTGGATAACCCTGCGTCAGGGAGTTGATTTTGTGATGAAAAGTTTTTCCCGCATGCATGGCGGGGAGATCTTTGTGCCCAAGATCCCCTCGATCCGGATTACGGACCTGGCCCGGGCCATGGCGCCGGAACTGCCAACGAAGATCGTTGGCATCCGTCCCGGAGAAAAACTCCATGAGATCATGTGTCCTGCCGATGATTCCCATCTCACCCTGGAGTTCAGCGACCACTACGTCATTCGTCCCACCATCACGTTTACCGGCAGGAGTAATAATTTTATCTGCAACAGGCTTGGTGAAAACGGAGAACCGGTGGACCAGGGATTTGAATACAACTCGGGCTCCAACGAGCGGTTCCTGTCCATCGACGAGATTCGTGAATTCAATACCCATACCGATTCGTGA
- a CDS encoding flagellin yields the protein MALTINTNVASLNAQRNLSKTQLDLSRSMERLSSGLRINSAKDDAAGLAISDRMTAQIRGLNQAARNANDGISLAQTAEGAMQESTNILQRMRELAVQAANATNSAADRAALQAEVNQLKTEMNRIANSTTFNGLNILDGTFVSQQFQVGPNANETIGVSIQSMAADDLGRYAFDANNTTANEGTGTPSTAATAAPSNNTIAAQTLTINGSKGNSTVSILDGDTAYTIANKITDAAAETGVTATARTEATLSGLSDAGQVSLTIGSGGNTATVNASVTTGDLSELATVINAQSGTTGVTATVSGGTITLVQAEGKDIVLEDFTHTTSSATITVTGASGNTTDLTTGGDDSTRVSGTIEFSSPDAYTVSSNIAASSGSILNQAADTTEIPPMEEVTQVDISTVTSANDAIKIIDAALDKIDAQRGDLGALQNRFESTIANLQNVAENLTAARSRIRDADIAQETSEMTKANILQQAGVSILTQANQTPQLALQLLQG from the coding sequence ATGGCTTTGACGATCAATACAAACGTAGCGTCCCTGAATGCCCAGCGCAATCTCTCTAAAACCCAACTCGATCTCTCCAGGTCCATGGAGAGACTCTCTTCCGGACTCCGCATAAACTCCGCCAAGGACGATGCCGCCGGTCTTGCCATTTCCGACCGGATGACGGCCCAGATCCGCGGCCTCAACCAGGCTGCACGAAACGCAAACGATGGTATTTCCCTGGCCCAGACCGCGGAAGGTGCCATGCAGGAATCCACCAACATCCTGCAGCGGATGCGTGAGCTTGCAGTCCAGGCTGCCAATGCCACCAACTCCGCCGCCGACCGCGCTGCCCTCCAGGCTGAGGTCAACCAACTCAAAACCGAAATGAACCGGATTGCCAATTCAACCACCTTTAACGGGTTGAATATCCTGGACGGAACCTTTGTTTCCCAGCAGTTCCAGGTCGGCCCCAACGCCAATGAAACCATCGGGGTTTCCATCCAGAGCATGGCCGCCGACGACCTTGGCAGGTACGCCTTCGATGCCAACAATACCACAGCCAATGAAGGAACGGGAACACCCTCAACAGCAGCTACTGCAGCACCATCCAACAACACCATCGCAGCTCAGACACTGACCATCAACGGGAGCAAAGGAAACAGCACGGTAAGCATCCTGGATGGAGACACGGCCTACACAATTGCCAACAAGATAACCGACGCGGCAGCGGAAACCGGGGTCACGGCAACAGCCCGGACCGAGGCGACACTGTCCGGCCTCAGTGATGCCGGCCAGGTGAGTCTGACCATTGGCAGTGGAGGCAACACAGCCACGGTCAATGCTTCGGTAACCACCGGAGATTTGAGCGAGCTGGCAACGGTCATCAATGCCCAGAGCGGCACCACCGGTGTCACGGCAACCGTAAGCGGAGGCACCATCACTCTGGTCCAGGCCGAAGGAAAAGACATCGTCCTGGAGGATTTCACCCATACCACCTCCAGTGCCACCATCACAGTGACGGGTGCATCCGGGAACACCACGGACCTGACGACAGGTGGAGACGACTCGACCAGGGTCTCAGGTACCATTGAATTTTCGTCTCCGGACGCTTACACGGTTTCTTCAAACATTGCAGCGTCAAGCGGATCTATCCTCAACCAGGCGGCCGACACAACGGAAATACCTCCCATGGAGGAAGTTACCCAGGTGGATATCAGCACTGTGACAAGCGCCAATGACGCCATCAAGATCATTGACGCGGCCCTCGACAAGATAGACGCCCAGCGGGGTGACCTGGGTGCGCTGCAGAACCGGTTCGAATCCACCATCGCCAACCTGCAGAACGTGGCTGAAAACCTCACCGCTGCCCGGTCGCGGATCCGGGATGCCGATATTGCCCAGGAGACCTCGGAGATGACCAAGGCCAATATTCTGCAGCAGGCAGGTGTATCCATTCTTACCCAGGCTAACCAGACGCCGCAGCTGGCCCTCCAGTTGCTCCAGGGCTAA